In Flammeovirgaceae bacterium 311, one DNA window encodes the following:
- a CDS encoding hyalin domain-containing protein (COG3291 FOG: PKD repeat) has translation MYIGKSLAGKVIQPDLAEQRSIVNIRDQYCISDPGLPKAPDVPDNFLKPLFSSFMKNFYRLFGAAVMFLIFCTLPLLATETGNTATTSIYRQELFIIAPPDIEIGVDWEECSVLIPHEDLGTPIIPENCNNCTVSRSNEDDYDEFYTIYYPGTTTITWTVTDEFGNTASDTQNIIVADTQPPIFPYFQPDSYTVEAPYGQCGAQVTFPEPGAGDNCSSTTITVVNGNYTSGDYFPVGLTEIVYEAKDESGNTDYFTLYITVEDKQPPVFTTIPEPVTRPSDPGSTVATFVLPAPQVTENCTYYELKNDAPAAFPVGETLVTWTASDYHGNSVSITQLVTITYEECPAFSLEEIQIPEGVQPVNGEVAVSINMLDGGEISSAIWYWGDGSQSEATLDGNTIRGAHRYSSAGMYTIELYLENSCGETASITHHEKLIVSDPVTGAGSGFLTGGGWFYSPPGAWISKPAVKGKAHFSLNSKHHKKELTPKGSFNFKLQAGGFNFKGTSQQWLQVEDHQALYQGMGMLNGVSGYRYLVSVIDGDMLGKKVADKIRVIIWNPAGVIVYDNQAGAALGAEATHSLGGGSIVIHKAKAKDKGKSKAKDKAKTKSTVVAVSSVSAITAYPNPLTAEGLWLAFPELEKDQEIKAAVYDLKGRMVAEKAFPMTKAGGSYHWPVDHSTWSNGVYLLVIRGDRLNQQVKIIK, from the coding sequence TTGTATATCGGCAAAAGCCTTGCAGGTAAGGTAATACAGCCGGATCTGGCAGAACAGAGATCAATAGTAAATATTAGGGACCAGTACTGCATTAGTGATCCAGGGCTTCCTAAAGCACCAGATGTTCCTGATAATTTTCTTAAACCACTTTTTTCATCATTTATGAAGAACTTCTACAGACTCTTTGGAGCGGCAGTGATGTTTTTAATTTTCTGCACACTACCTCTGCTGGCTACCGAAACAGGCAACACAGCTACTACCTCAATCTATAGGCAGGAACTATTCATCATTGCACCACCCGACATAGAGATTGGTGTTGACTGGGAGGAATGTAGTGTATTGATTCCTCATGAGGACCTGGGTACTCCCATTATACCTGAAAACTGCAATAACTGTACAGTTAGCCGCAGTAATGAGGATGATTATGATGAATTCTATACAATTTACTACCCAGGCACTACTACAATTACCTGGACAGTAACAGATGAGTTCGGTAATACGGCCAGTGATACACAGAACATTATTGTTGCTGATACTCAGCCGCCTATTTTTCCCTATTTCCAACCTGACTCTTACACAGTAGAAGCTCCTTATGGCCAGTGTGGTGCACAGGTAACATTTCCCGAACCTGGCGCCGGCGATAATTGTAGCTCGACAACCATTACTGTGGTAAATGGCAATTACACTTCCGGAGATTATTTTCCTGTAGGCCTGACGGAAATAGTGTATGAAGCGAAAGATGAAAGTGGAAATACAGATTATTTTACGCTTTACATTACTGTTGAAGACAAACAGCCCCCTGTTTTTACTACAATTCCCGAACCTGTTACCCGGCCGTCCGATCCGGGCAGTACGGTAGCTACTTTTGTGCTGCCGGCACCTCAGGTTACCGAAAACTGTACCTACTATGAGCTTAAGAACGATGCGCCTGCTGCTTTCCCGGTTGGTGAAACCCTTGTTACCTGGACGGCCAGTGATTATCATGGTAATTCAGTCTCTATTACGCAACTGGTCACGATCACTTATGAGGAGTGCCCGGCCTTTAGCCTGGAGGAAATCCAAATCCCGGAAGGAGTACAGCCAGTTAATGGCGAGGTGGCGGTAAGCATCAATATGCTGGATGGTGGTGAAATCAGCAGCGCCATCTGGTACTGGGGCGATGGCAGCCAGTCTGAAGCAACCCTGGATGGAAATACCATTAGAGGCGCCCACCGCTACAGCAGTGCAGGCATGTATACCATCGAGTTGTACCTGGAGAATAGTTGTGGAGAAACAGCTTCCATTACCCATCATGAGAAGCTGATAGTATCCGATCCGGTTACAGGCGCTGGATCCGGATTTTTAACAGGTGGCGGCTGGTTCTATTCCCCTCCGGGTGCCTGGATTAGCAAACCTGCTGTTAAAGGCAAAGCACACTTTAGCCTAAACAGCAAACATCACAAGAAAGAGCTTACGCCTAAAGGGAGTTTTAATTTCAAACTGCAGGCCGGCGGCTTCAATTTCAAAGGTACCAGCCAGCAGTGGCTGCAGGTAGAAGATCATCAGGCGCTGTACCAGGGAATGGGCATGCTGAATGGAGTAAGCGGCTATCGTTACCTGGTATCTGTAATTGATGGCGATATGCTGGGCAAAAAAGTAGCCGATAAAATCCGCGTGATCATCTGGAATCCTGCTGGCGTAATTGTGTACGATAACCAGGCGGGAGCTGCCCTGGGTGCCGAAGCTACTCATTCCCTGGGAGGTGGTTCTATCGTGATTCATAAAGCCAAGGCAAAAGACAAGGGCAAGAGCAAAGCCAAGGATAAGGCAAAGACAAAATCTACTGTTGTAGCTGTTTCTTCAGTATCTGCCATTACGGCTTATCCAAACCCGCTTACAGCAGAAGGTTTGTGGCTGGCATTTCCTGAGCTGGAAAAGGATCAGGAGATAAAAGCTGCCGTTTATGATCTGAAAGGACGTATGGTAGCAGAAAAAGCCTTTCCCATGACCAAAGCAGGCGGTAGTTATCACTGGCCAGTAGATCACAGCACATGGTCGAATGGAGTATACCTGCTTGTGATACGCGGCGACAGGCTTAACCAGCAAGTAAAGATCATTAAATAG
- a CDS encoding tRNA/rRNA methyltransferase SpoU (COG0566 rRNA methylases), translated as MRKLKLDELNRLSPQEFEQLPKHPLVLVLDNIRSLNNVGSAFRTADAFAAEKIYLCGITGTPPHREIHKSALGAQETVAWAHAPDVADLCRRLKEEGYQLLAIEQAEGSTQLQQFRPAEGQKYALVFGNEVEGVSEGVMKLADAALEIPQWGTKHSLNVSVTMGIVLWSLLEKIYRQ; from the coding sequence ATGCGCAAACTTAAGCTCGACGAACTGAACCGCCTTAGCCCCCAGGAATTTGAACAGCTGCCCAAGCACCCGCTGGTACTGGTGCTCGATAACATCCGCAGCCTCAACAATGTAGGCAGCGCCTTTCGCACCGCCGATGCCTTTGCAGCAGAAAAGATCTACCTCTGTGGTATTACAGGCACGCCGCCCCACCGCGAAATCCATAAATCTGCCTTGGGCGCACAGGAAACAGTAGCCTGGGCGCATGCCCCTGATGTGGCTGATTTATGCAGAAGGTTGAAGGAAGAAGGCTACCAGCTTTTAGCTATAGAGCAGGCCGAAGGTAGTACCCAGCTGCAGCAGTTTAGGCCGGCAGAGGGGCAAAAGTATGCCCTGGTGTTTGGCAACGAAGTGGAAGGAGTAAGCGAAGGGGTGATGAAACTTGCCGATGCCGCCCTGGAAATACCCCAGTGGGGTACCAAGCACTCCCTGAATGTATCGGTAACAATGGGGATTGTGCTATGGAGCCTGCTGGAAAAGATTTACCGGCAGTAG
- a CDS encoding DNA mismatch repair protein MutS (COG0249 Mismatch repair ATPase (MutS family)): MTKDTAVKTKKEETPLMKQYNAIKAKHPGALLLFRVGDFYETFGDDAVTASKVLDIVLTKRSNGSASEVELAGFPHHSLDSYLPRLVRAGYRVAICDQLEDPKTVKGIVKRGVTELVTPGLSFNDQVLEKSRNNYLCSLHFGKGSIGIAFLDVSTGEFMVAEGPQEYIEKLMQGLQPSEVIYSKGCRKRFAEQYSNYSFSTYTPEDWVFQHDYAYECLTKHFGTTSLKGFGVEDLPEGIIAAGAVLHYLQETEHHDMNHLVQLSRIAEEHYVWLDPFTIRNLELVYPQQPDGIPLIHVLDQTATPMGARQLRRWLVMPLKELKAIQERLEVVEALTRQPELLLQLTKSLRSIGDLERLISKVAVGRINPREMLQLKKSLKHTLPIRDMLAGGNIEPLRKLADQLNPCTYLYERIERELADEVPLVTNQGGMMRDGIHEKLDELRSIAYSGKDYLLQIQQRETARTGISSLKIAYNKVFGYYLEVTNAHKNKVPQDWIRKQTLVNAERYITEELKTYEEKILNAEGEINSIEQSLFNELVAAAAEYTMHIQQNARVLATVDCLSGFAAVAQKRGYIKPQVNDGFAIDIEQGRHPVIEQQLPPDQPYIPNDTLLDPDEQQIMIITGPNMAGKSALLRQTALIVLMAQVGSFVPAKRAAIGVVDRVFTRVGASDNLARGESTFMVEMIETASILNNLSDRSLVLMDEIGRGTSTYDGISIAWSIVEYLHGNDKYRPKTLFATHYHELNQLAEDLPRVRNFNVSVKELGDKVIFMRKLQPGGSEHSFGIHVAQMAGMPNRVVIRASEIMHHLEGDKSRLQHQQKVKEVPKNTYQLSLFELDPKFEQVRELIEKTDINTISPVEALLKLNEIKGLLEKKG, encoded by the coding sequence ATGACGAAAGACACAGCAGTTAAAACAAAAAAAGAAGAAACCCCTCTGATGAAGCAGTACAATGCCATCAAGGCAAAGCACCCAGGTGCACTGCTCCTTTTCCGGGTGGGCGATTTTTACGAGACTTTTGGTGATGATGCTGTTACCGCCAGCAAGGTGCTGGATATTGTGCTCACCAAACGCTCTAACGGTTCGGCCTCCGAGGTAGAGCTGGCTGGTTTTCCGCACCACAGCCTCGACTCCTACCTGCCCCGCCTGGTACGTGCCGGCTACCGCGTAGCCATATGCGACCAGCTGGAAGACCCAAAGACGGTGAAGGGCATTGTAAAGCGGGGCGTAACCGAGCTGGTAACACCCGGCCTTAGCTTTAACGACCAGGTGCTGGAAAAAAGCCGCAACAACTACCTCTGCTCCCTGCATTTTGGCAAGGGCAGTATTGGCATTGCCTTTCTGGATGTATCTACCGGCGAGTTTATGGTGGCCGAAGGTCCGCAGGAGTACATCGAAAAGCTGATGCAGGGCCTGCAGCCTTCAGAAGTGATCTACAGCAAGGGCTGCCGCAAGCGCTTTGCAGAACAGTACAGCAACTACAGTTTCAGCACTTATACGCCCGAGGACTGGGTTTTTCAGCACGACTACGCCTATGAGTGCCTCACCAAACATTTTGGTACTACCTCGCTTAAAGGCTTTGGCGTAGAAGACCTGCCCGAAGGCATCATAGCCGCCGGCGCCGTGCTGCACTACCTGCAGGAAACCGAGCACCACGACATGAACCACCTGGTGCAGCTCTCGCGCATTGCCGAGGAGCACTATGTATGGCTCGATCCCTTTACCATCCGCAACCTGGAGCTGGTGTATCCGCAGCAGCCCGACGGCATTCCGCTCATCCATGTGCTGGACCAGACCGCTACCCCCATGGGTGCCCGCCAGCTACGCCGCTGGCTGGTAATGCCGCTTAAAGAGCTAAAAGCCATCCAGGAGCGGCTGGAGGTGGTAGAAGCCCTTACCAGGCAGCCCGAGCTACTGCTGCAACTCACCAAAAGCCTGCGCAGCATTGGCGACCTGGAGCGCCTGATCTCCAAAGTGGCAGTGGGCCGCATCAACCCGCGGGAGATGCTGCAGCTGAAGAAATCGCTGAAGCACACCCTGCCCATCCGCGATATGCTGGCCGGGGGCAACATTGAGCCCCTGCGCAAGCTGGCCGACCAGCTGAACCCCTGCACCTACCTCTACGAGCGCATTGAGCGGGAGCTGGCCGACGAGGTGCCCCTGGTGACCAACCAGGGCGGCATGATGCGCGATGGTATTCACGAAAAGCTGGACGAGCTGCGCAGCATTGCCTACAGCGGCAAAGATTACCTGCTGCAGATCCAGCAGCGTGAAACTGCACGCACCGGTATCTCCTCCCTGAAAATAGCTTATAACAAAGTATTTGGCTATTACCTGGAGGTTACCAACGCCCATAAAAATAAAGTACCGCAGGACTGGATCCGCAAGCAAACCCTCGTTAATGCCGAGCGCTATATTACCGAGGAGCTCAAGACCTATGAAGAGAAGATCCTGAATGCAGAAGGCGAGATCAACAGCATTGAGCAGAGCCTCTTTAACGAGCTGGTAGCAGCCGCTGCCGAGTACACAATGCACATTCAGCAAAATGCCCGGGTGCTGGCCACCGTTGACTGCCTTTCGGGTTTTGCAGCCGTAGCCCAGAAGCGCGGCTACATCAAACCCCAGGTAAATGATGGTTTTGCCATCGACATCGAGCAGGGCCGCCACCCGGTTATTGAGCAGCAGCTGCCGCCAGATCAGCCCTACATTCCTAACGATACGCTGCTTGACCCGGATGAGCAGCAGATCATGATTATTACCGGCCCTAACATGGCGGGTAAATCGGCCCTGCTGCGGCAAACAGCCCTTATTGTACTGATGGCGCAGGTAGGTTCTTTTGTGCCGGCCAAACGGGCTGCCATTGGCGTGGTAGACCGGGTGTTCACGCGTGTAGGCGCCTCCGATAACCTGGCCCGTGGCGAAAGTACCTTTATGGTGGAGATGATAGAAACGGCCTCCATCCTCAACAACCTAAGCGACCGCAGCCTTGTGCTGATGGACGAGATTGGCCGTGGCACCAGCACCTACGATGGTATTTCCATTGCCTGGAGCATTGTGGAGTACCTGCACGGCAACGATAAATACCGCCCCAAGACCCTTTTTGCCACCCACTATCACGAGCTGAACCAGCTGGCCGAAGACCTGCCGCGGGTCCGTAACTTTAACGTATCGGTTAAAGAGCTGGGCGATAAGGTAATCTTTATGCGCAAACTGCAGCCAGGCGGCAGCGAGCACAGCTTTGGTATTCACGTAGCGCAAATGGCTGGTATGCCCAACCGGGTGGTGATCCGCGCCAGCGAGATCATGCATCACCTGGAGGGTGATAAGAGCAGGCTACAGCACCAGCAAAAGGTAAAGGAGGTGCCCAAGAATACCTACCAACTAAGCCTCTTTGAGCTGGATCCGAAATTTGAGCAGGTGCGCGAGCTCATTGAAAAAACCGACATCAACACTATTTCACCGGTAGAGGCCCTCCTGAAGCTTAACGAGATCAAGGGCCTGCTGGAGAAGAAGGGATAA
- a CDS encoding hypothetical protein (COG0702 Predicted nucleoside-diphosphate-sugar epimerases), translated as MLWANNSIPTQLSKSGEKDGRPGLTIFSSFKSNNCITGILYTMKILVAGSHGKVGHHLVQMLSEKGHEVRAMIRDSSQSEEMRKLGAEPVVADLEKDKFFPLEGINAVYFVAGSGAGTGKDKTEAVDKQGAIKLIEDAYKHKVQRFIMLSSVGADDPRKGPDELKTYLEAKHEADKELKYSGILYTIIRANNLSDDKGTGKVTATEKLDSYEGSVPREDVARALVACLDIRHTENKVFELTSGDTPIDKALVNLPLV; from the coding sequence ATGCTGTGGGCAAACAACTCAATTCCTACACAGTTATCTAAAAGCGGAGAAAAGGATGGTAGGCCTGGGCTTACCATTTTTTCATCTTTTAAATCTAATAATTGTATTACCGGAATTTTATATACCATGAAAATACTTGTTGCAGGATCACACGGTAAAGTAGGGCACCACCTGGTGCAAATGCTAAGCGAAAAAGGCCATGAAGTACGGGCAATGATACGCGATTCCAGCCAATCAGAAGAGATGCGTAAGCTTGGTGCCGAACCAGTAGTAGCCGATCTGGAAAAAGATAAATTTTTCCCGCTGGAGGGCATCAATGCCGTCTATTTTGTAGCGGGTTCCGGCGCCGGTACGGGAAAGGATAAAACCGAAGCCGTAGATAAACAAGGAGCCATCAAGCTGATAGAGGATGCCTATAAGCACAAAGTGCAGCGTTTTATTATGCTTAGCTCCGTAGGCGCCGACGATCCCCGAAAAGGTCCCGATGAACTAAAAACTTACCTGGAGGCCAAGCATGAGGCAGATAAAGAGCTTAAATACAGTGGTATTCTATATACCATCATAAGAGCCAACAATCTTTCTGATGACAAAGGAACCGGTAAAGTTACCGCAACTGAAAAGCTGGATAGTTATGAGGGCAGCGTACCGCGCGAAGATGTTGCCCGTGCCCTGGTAGCCTGCCTGGATATTCGCCACACCGAAAACAAGGTTTTTGAATTAACAAGCGGAGATACGCCTATTGACAAGGCCCTGGTTAATTTGCCGCTTGTGTAA
- a CDS encoding phosphoribosyl transferase (COG1073 Hydrolases of the alpha/beta superfamily), giving the protein MELIKEDITIPVGQHIHLEGELILPVDARGLVIFSHGSGSSRHSPRNKQVAGDLQRAGFATLLFDLLTLEEDRVYENRFNIELLTERLVSVTRWTGRQNEVQNLPIGYFGASTGAASALKAAARVGNFVQAVVSRGGRPDLAIPELSGVQTATLLLVGGDDQQVIELNEEAYARLPQPKQLEIVPGAGHLFEEPGKLESVARLAANWYRQYLQA; this is encoded by the coding sequence ATGGAACTGATCAAAGAAGATATTACCATACCGGTAGGCCAGCACATTCACCTGGAAGGGGAGCTGATCCTGCCTGTAGATGCCCGTGGACTCGTCATCTTTTCCCACGGCAGTGGTAGCAGCAGGCATAGCCCCCGGAACAAGCAGGTTGCCGGCGACCTGCAGCGGGCAGGCTTTGCTACACTGCTGTTTGATTTGCTGACCCTGGAAGAAGACCGGGTATATGAAAACCGCTTCAACATTGAGTTGCTCACCGAGCGGCTGGTGAGTGTTACCCGCTGGACGGGTCGCCAGAATGAGGTGCAGAACCTGCCCATAGGCTACTTTGGTGCCAGTACCGGTGCTGCCTCGGCACTTAAAGCAGCTGCCCGTGTTGGGAATTTTGTACAGGCAGTTGTATCCCGGGGCGGCCGTCCCGATCTGGCCATACCAGAGCTATCCGGTGTGCAAACAGCTACCCTGCTGCTAGTAGGTGGCGATGATCAGCAGGTAATTGAGCTGAATGAAGAGGCCTATGCCCGGCTACCACAGCCTAAGCAGCTGGAGATAGTACCCGGCGCCGGACACCTATTTGAAGAGCCCGGAAAGCTGGAAAGCGTAGCACGCCTGGCGGCAAACTGGTACAGGCAGTACCTGCAAGCCTAG
- a CDS encoding Fic family cell division protein (COG3177 Uncharacterized conserved protein), whose protein sequence is MNPTPHLPSHLPPKIDYTRFLRELSEANRALGELKGLLANIPNPSLLSTPLLTKEAVASSKIEGTQATIEDVFKYEAEGKVTQESSKDQDIREIINYRKAIRVATELLQDRPIGTNFVRQLHAVLLDSVRGTNKDKGNFRRIPVYIGKPGATIESALYVPPSAGQLDDLLSNWEKYINSEDEPDVLVQTAVAHYQFEAIHPFLDGNGRIGRLLIPIMLFDKQVLSYPLLYVSEFFEDHREEYYHYLRQVDKESDWESWIKYFLNAIKAQALDTQSKVNSMLGLYKEIKEKLSGFNSQYSIDLLDIIFENPVVSITKIREKLPTNSPQTIYNIIAKFEEAEVLEEITKGRRNKIYVFRDLMKILRVE, encoded by the coding sequence ATGAATCCAACGCCCCATTTACCGTCACATTTACCACCTAAGATAGACTATACCAGATTCTTAAGAGAATTAAGCGAGGCAAACCGTGCGCTAGGTGAATTGAAAGGTTTATTAGCAAACATTCCAAATCCTAGCCTTCTTAGCACTCCTTTACTCACTAAGGAAGCTGTTGCAAGCTCTAAGATAGAAGGCACTCAAGCCACAATTGAAGATGTTTTTAAATATGAGGCTGAAGGTAAGGTTACACAAGAAAGTTCAAAAGATCAGGACATACGTGAGATTATTAACTATAGAAAAGCTATCAGAGTAGCTACTGAATTGCTTCAAGATAGGCCAATAGGTACCAACTTTGTACGGCAATTGCATGCAGTATTACTTGATTCTGTAAGAGGCACAAACAAAGACAAGGGAAACTTTAGACGCATACCTGTATATATTGGTAAACCTGGAGCAACAATAGAGAGTGCTCTTTATGTACCTCCATCAGCTGGGCAGTTAGACGATTTGCTATCAAATTGGGAAAAGTACATAAACAGCGAAGATGAACCTGATGTGCTAGTTCAAACAGCAGTTGCACATTACCAGTTTGAAGCCATTCACCCTTTCTTAGATGGTAATGGAAGAATTGGAAGGCTATTGATTCCCATAATGCTTTTTGATAAGCAGGTGTTGTCGTATCCTCTACTTTATGTTAGTGAGTTCTTTGAAGATCATAGAGAAGAATATTATCACTATTTAAGGCAGGTCGATAAAGAATCGGACTGGGAAAGCTGGATTAAATATTTCCTTAACGCTATTAAGGCCCAGGCTTTAGACACTCAATCTAAGGTGAATAGTATGTTAGGGCTCTACAAAGAGATAAAAGAGAAATTATCTGGTTTCAACTCACAGTACTCAATTGATTTACTTGATATAATATTTGAAAACCCTGTTGTCTCTATCACCAAGATCAGAGAAAAGCTTCCTACAAACAGCCCTCAAACGATATATAACATCATTGCTAAGTTCGAAGAGGCGGAAGTTCTGGAAGAAATAACGAAAGGAAGAAGAAATAAGATTTATGTATTCAGAGATTTAATGAAGATTCTGCGAGTAGAATAG
- a CDS encoding ComE operon protein 3 → MQRFIQRTLLMLVMLIGFTYAASAQTVYVTKTGAKYHEDGCRYLSKSKIQTTVKEARAKGFEPCKICKPPVALKTQESLDLFAIVGERSHHHEAKD, encoded by the coding sequence ATGCAAAGGTTTATTCAACGTACCCTGCTAATGCTGGTTATGCTGATAGGCTTTACCTATGCAGCTTCAGCACAGACTGTCTATGTTACCAAAACTGGCGCAAAGTACCATGAGGATGGTTGCCGGTATCTAAGCAAGAGCAAGATTCAAACAACAGTTAAGGAAGCTAGAGCTAAAGGTTTTGAGCCTTGCAAGATTTGTAAACCTCCTGTTGCTTTGAAGACTCAAGAAAGCTTAGATCTATTTGCCATTGTCGGCGAACGCTCCCATCATCATGAAGCCAAAGACTAG
- a CDS encoding phosphoribosyl transferase domain-containing protein (COG1926 Predicted phosphoribosyltransferases) codes for MFNDRKEAGQALADQLRKYQQEDGVVLAIPRGGVPIGHEIAEALDWPLDVALSKKIGHPTNKEFAIGAVSLNGYVINHDIPVSRDYIETEIARVRETLRNNYHIYLHGQDPLILTNKTVIITDDGVATGHTLLSVIDLIRKDKPRKLIVAVPVSAREAIRKIEQQADDVVCLIVPNEFRAVGQFYQDFNQVEDQEVADLLHNRRHFESR; via the coding sequence ATGTTTAATGACAGAAAAGAAGCAGGTCAGGCTTTGGCTGATCAGCTAAGGAAATATCAGCAGGAAGATGGTGTAGTACTGGCAATACCAAGAGGAGGTGTGCCCATAGGCCACGAAATTGCAGAGGCCCTTGACTGGCCACTGGATGTTGCGCTCTCAAAAAAAATAGGGCATCCCACCAATAAAGAATTTGCCATAGGTGCCGTAAGCCTGAATGGCTATGTGATCAACCACGATATACCAGTTTCCAGAGATTATATCGAAACAGAAATAGCCCGCGTGCGGGAAACGCTGCGCAATAACTATCATATATATTTGCACGGGCAGGATCCGCTCATCCTCACCAACAAAACCGTGATCATTACCGATGATGGGGTCGCAACCGGACATACCCTGTTGTCGGTAATTGACCTAATCCGTAAGGATAAGCCCCGGAAGCTGATTGTGGCGGTGCCGGTTTCGGCAAGAGAAGCCATTCGTAAAATAGAGCAGCAGGCCGATGATGTAGTTTGCCTGATAGTGCCCAATGAGTTCCGAGCGGTTGGGCAGTTTTACCAGGATTTTAACCAGGTAGAAGATCAGGAAGTAGCGGATCTGCTGCACAACCGGCGACACTTCGAATCAAGGTAA
- a CDS encoding peptidase s1 and s6 chymotrypsin/hap (COG0265 Trypsin-like serine proteases, typically periplasmic, contain C-terminal PDZ domain): MINVAEILEFFRPDSNHKNGESIIPKSIGDYFNTKKDLNLLEVGRVVKILTNLGLLIPSGSKGGSSPMLGDAYYCFAYDDFSAKYGTYNYLVYGFPSIRNDFEKSVKPIILKYRNSEDELIDDIGTCFVIGENALITARHCLPNKSTAKIYGANNELIKAAAIFTPKDPNVDLALMLTNGNPFSNIKQFRLGNGNILDEVMTMGYPPIPGFDAIQVSEIARISAHLKSSLGNIVGTGNSYLDKQDYFLISARVKGGNSGGPFINKEGKVVGVIAQLPSQSNELDSLGYGIVTLSSALIELANSIKSNQEKIDFIPFENRQDGIWIKDVRS, encoded by the coding sequence TTGATAAACGTAGCAGAAATTCTAGAATTCTTCCGGCCGGATAGCAATCACAAAAATGGAGAGTCAATTATTCCCAAATCAATTGGAGACTACTTTAATACAAAAAAAGATCTTAATCTTCTTGAGGTAGGAAGGGTTGTTAAAATACTTACTAATCTAGGTCTGTTAATTCCAAGTGGATCAAAAGGTGGTTCAAGCCCGATGTTAGGAGATGCATATTACTGTTTTGCCTATGATGACTTTAGTGCCAAATATGGCACATACAATTATCTAGTATATGGGTTTCCCTCAATTAGGAATGACTTCGAAAAATCAGTCAAGCCTATAATTTTAAAATATCGAAACAGTGAAGATGAATTGATTGATGACATAGGAACTTGTTTTGTGATTGGAGAAAATGCTCTAATAACTGCAAGGCATTGTTTACCCAATAAAAGTACTGCAAAGATATATGGTGCGAACAATGAATTAATTAAAGCCGCAGCTATTTTTACCCCTAAAGATCCAAATGTTGATTTAGCATTGATGCTAACAAATGGTAATCCATTTTCTAATATCAAACAATTTAGATTAGGTAATGGCAATATATTAGATGAGGTAATGACAATGGGCTATCCCCCAATACCAGGATTTGATGCCATCCAAGTTTCTGAAATCGCTCGAATTTCAGCACACTTAAAATCTAGCTTAGGCAATATCGTTGGTACTGGAAACTCATATCTTGATAAGCAAGACTACTTTTTGATAAGTGCTCGAGTTAAAGGGGGCAACAGCGGCGGGCCATTTATAAATAAAGAAGGAAAAGTTGTGGGAGTTATAGCTCAATTACCTTCACAATCTAATGAACTTGATTCTTTAGGATATGGGATTGTGACGCTCTCTAGTGCTTTGATAGAACTAGCCAACTCAATCAAGTCAAATCAAGAAAAAATTGATTTTATTCCTTTTGAAAACAGGCAAGATGGAATTTGGATTAAAGATGTCAGATCCTAA